From a single Vanacampus margaritifer isolate UIUO_Vmar chromosome 15, RoL_Vmar_1.0, whole genome shotgun sequence genomic region:
- the trim24 gene encoding transcription intermediary factor 1-alpha isoform X4: protein MDPSSKSAANDDIVIIVENEAESLPLGEQRPKPQGAFGLMDTCPICKLSFHNREPKLLPCLHSFCKRCLPSPFRGVEPRRDQSLHPFGQVENNKQLGTIRCPVCRQECWEMDMLDNFFVKDSAEVPSSTMEKNSQVCMSCDDNTEATGYCLECVEFLCVTCIEAHQRVKFTRDHTIRQKKEMSPEAVAVSTQKPVFCDIHKQEPLKLFCETCDRLTCRDCQLLKHKDHNYQFLEDAYKNHRQYLENMTQQLQERRKAIEDVSNCINNGLQQVEENRKSVTNEIKKAICNLIMEINRKGKLLASQLEALTKDHELGLKKQQDEVNSLRRQLDHVISFTKWATASHSGTALLYCKRLILFQIHYLMGARCNPSVIPQSSVRFQCRSGFWASNVDLGSLVVERSSVQPSMANQQAGPRGEPATGGLSLSAQQRQSTLAQLQMQVDKISQQPHRQAASNHWSWYQSARLPGPHGPHGPPPPSRPIQGGSSPSQGLSGLTQMGRRYVPAHANTRSPNSSMLQNSAFPPPQGTFRYPHPVSAGGASHVPPNQRNLAELSYLKRSEAGSLVPTAGITLTRNLASTSADKPVQGRHNSPLAKPSSSERSGGPASWKPNTEMPSAPSAKRRRRSSPGPVIVIKDEPEDEDEVHFVQSSLPDSSTGACPTLQLKIGPPFSTHQSDSNQATKPHPQPGPQTESEKSAPTEEDPNEDWCAVCQNGGELLCCDKCPKVFHLSCHIPLLNESPSGEWFCSFCRDLVSPEMQYECDKDAGDSQVVERLPPVDQRACERLLLLLFCNDLSTHFQHTSESKRYKEVITNPVDLSLVKRKLEKKAGDWKHYGTPEEFVADVRLIFMNCAKYYKASTDMGSAGLYLEDYFEEQLRLVYPDKNFPGEREGGMIPPLEDEIDDDDDEGEQQQEQQEQQEQQAPMQESEPPPEDDKAASPAENTIPPAKDNTPPPGDATEKELKRKEQATGMSEVGTDAKVATEDEVEPRSEEKVKQEHEAAPPQEGKGAVAMDEAPISSPKEENTPLPNEQTSDGTESQDSTQENVPNEETQEKAAGQIDCTSEEVEKKEG from the exons ATGGATCCGAGTAGCAAATCTGCTGCCAACGATGACATTGTAATCATCGTGGAGAACGAGGCGGAGAGTTTGCCCCTTGGAGAACAGAGGCCGAAGCCACAAGGAGCCTTCGGGCTAATGGACACGTGTCCTATCTGCAAATTGAGCTTCCATAACCGAGAGCCCAAACTGCTCCCTTGTCTTCACTCGTTCTGCAAGAGATGTCTGCCCTCACCGTTCAGGGGAGTCGAACCCAGGAGGGACCAATCCCTCCACCCCTTCGGCCAAGTGGAAAACAACAAGCAAT TGGGTACCATCCGCTGTCCAGTATGCCGACAGGAGTGCTGGGAAATGGACATGCTAGACAACTTCTTTGTCAAGGACTCGGCCGAGGTGCCAAGCAGTACCATGGAGAAAAACAGCCAG GTGTGTATGAGCTGTGACGACAACACAGAGGCAACAGGCTACTGTTTGGAGTGTGTGGAGTTCTTGTGTGTGACCTGTATCGAGGCGCACCAGAGGGTGAAGTTCACCAGGGATCACACTATACGGCAGAAGAAAGAAATGTCTCCAG AAGCAGTGGCTGTTTCCACGCAGAAGCCAGTCTTTTGTGACATCCACAAGCAGGAGCCGCTGAAGCTTTTTTGCGAGACGTGCGATCGACTCACCTGTCGAGACTGTCAGCTGCTAAAACACAAGGATCACAA CTATCAGTTTTTGGAGGATGCGTACAAGAACCACAGACAGTATCTGGAGAACATGACGCAGCAGCTGCAAGAAAGAAGAAAGGCCATAGAGGACGTCTCCAACTGTATCAACAATGG actgcAGCAAGTTGAAGAAAACCGAAAGTCTGTAACAAATGAAATCAAGAAGGCCATCTGCAACCTGATTATGGAGATCAACAGGAAGGGGAAGCTTCTTGCGAGCCAGCTTGAG GCTCTTACTAAAGATCATGAGCTGGGTCTGAAAAAGCAGCAGGATGAAGTCAACTCGCTGCGCCGGCAACTTGACCACGTGATCAGTTTTACCAAGTGGGCCACGGCTAGCCATAGTGGCACCGCACTCCTCTACTGCAAGAGACTG ATTCTATTCCAGATCCACTATCTGATGGGCGCCAGATGCAATCCCTCCGTCATCCCACAGAGTTCTGTCCGCTTCCAGTGTCGATCTGGTTTTTGGGCCTCAAATGTAGACCTTG GTTCTCTTGTGGTTGAAAGAAGCTCTGTACAGCCGTCTATGGCCAACCAGCAGGCAGGTCCCAGAGGAGAGCCGGCGACTGGTGGGCTGTCGTTATCTGCCCAGCAGCGCCAGAGTACGCTGGCACAGCTGCAGATGCAG GTTGACAAAATTTCCCAGCAGCCCCACAGGCAGGCCGCATCCAACCACTGGTCCTGGTACCAGAGCGCCCGGCTTCCTGGGCCCCATGGACCCCATGGACCTCCACCTCCCTCCAGACCCATCCAAGGAGGCTCCTCTCCGTCCCAGGGCCTCAGCGGCTTGACACAGATGGGACGCAGATATGTGCCTGCCCATGCCAACACCAGGAGTCCCAACTCGTCTATGCTGCAGAACTCTGCCTTCCCACCTCCTCAG GGCACGTTTCGCTACCCACATCCTGTGTCCGCTGGAGGGGCCTCGCATGTACCACCAAACCAG cGGAATCTGGCAGAGCTTTCCTACCTGAAGAGGAGTGAAGCCGGTAGTCTGGTCCCCACCGCTGGTATCACGCTGACGAGAAACCTAGCATCAACAAGTGCTGACAAGCCGG ttcaAGGAAGGCATAACTCGCCCTTGGCGAAACCATCATCTTCAGAGCGAAGCGGAGG ACCGGCGTCCTGGAAGCCGAATACTGAGATGCCATCCGCCCCCTCAGCCAAGCGACGGAGAAGGTCGTCCCCTGGGCCTGTTATCGTCATCAAGGACGAAccagaagatgaagatgaagttCATTTT GTGCAGTCCAGCCTTCCCGACAGCAGCACGGGGGCCTGTCCAACATTACAGCTCAAGATCGGCCCCCCTTTCTCTACCCACCAATCCGACTCCAACCAAGCGACGAAGCCGCACCCTCAGCCCGGCCCACAGACGGAGTCTGAGAAGAGCGCTCCGACGGAAGAAGACCCCAACGAGGACTGGTGTGCCGTGTGCCAGAATGGAGGAGAGCTGCTGTGCTGTGACAAGTGTCCCAAAGTTTTCCATCTGTCTTGTCACATCCCCTTGCTCAATGAGTCGCCTAG TGGCGAGTGGTTTTGCTCCTTCTGCCGAGACCTCGTCTCACCCGAGATGCAGTACGAATGCGACAAGGACGCCGGTGACTCGCAAGTGGTAGAAagactgccacctgttgaccaAAGG GCGTGTGAGCGGCTGCTTCTACTTCTCTTCTGTAATGACTTAAGCACCCACTTCCAGCACACATCC GAGTCCAAAAGATACAAAGAGGTGATCACGAACCCGGTGGATTTATCTCTTGTTAAAAGGAAGCTGGAGAAAAAGGCAGGCGACTGGAAACATTACGGCACTCCCGAGGAGTTTGTCGCGGACGTGAGGCTCATATTCATGAACTGTGCCAAGTACTATAAG GCGAGCACAGACATGGGCAGCGCCGGCTTGTACTTGGAAGACTACTTTGAAGAGCAGCTGAGGCTGGTCTATCCTGACAAGAATTTCCCCGGCGAAAGGGAAGGAGGCATGATTCCGCCACTGGAGGACGAGattgacgacgacgacgacgaaggagagcagcagcaggagcagcaggagcagcaggagcagcaggCACCAATGCAGGAAAGTGAGCCCCCCCCGGAGGACGACAAAGCAGCCAGTCCTGCGGAGAACACAATCCCACCCGCCAAAGACAATACGCCTCCTCCGGGAGACGCCACagaaaaagagttaaaaagaaaagagcaaGCCACTGGCATGAGCGAGGTGGGAACAGACGCAAAAGTGGCGACCGAAGATGAGGTAGAGCCACGTTCCGAGGAGAAAGTCAAGCAAGAGCACGAAGCCGCTCCTCCTCAAGAAGGCAAAGGCGCTGTAGCGATGGATGAGGCACCAATCAGTTCCCCAAAAGAGGAAAACACCCCACTTCCTAACGAGCAGACTTCTGATGGAACGGAAAGCCAGGACAGCACACAGGAAAATGTCCCCAATGAAGAGACACAGGAAAAAGCAGCAGGCCAGATAGATTGTACCAGTgaggaagtggagaaaaaagaaGGCTGA
- the trim24 gene encoding transcription intermediary factor 1-alpha isoform X1, translating to MDPSSKSAANDDIVIIVENEAESLPLGEQRPKPQGAFGLMDTCPICKLSFHNREPKLLPCLHSFCKRCLPSPFRGVEPRRDQSLHPFGQVENNKQLGTIRCPVCRQECWEMDMLDNFFVKDSAEVPSSTMEKNSQVCMSCDDNTEATGYCLECVEFLCVTCIEAHQRVKFTRDHTIRQKKEMSPEAVAVSTQKPVFCDIHKQEPLKLFCETCDRLTCRDCQLLKHKDHNYQFLEDAYKNHRQYLENMTQQLQERRKAIEDVSNCINNGLQQVEENRKSVTNEIKKAICNLIMEINRKGKLLASQLEALTKDHELGLKKQQDEVNSLRRQLDHVISFTKWATASHSGTALLYCKRLILFQIHYLMGARCNPSVIPQSSVRFQCRSGFWASNVDLGSLVVERSSVQPSMANQQAGPRGEPATGGLSLSAQQRQSTLAQLQMQVDKISQQPHRQAASNHWSWYQSARLPGPHGPHGPPPPSRPIQGGSSPSQGLSGLTQMGRRYVPAHANTRSPNSSMLQNSAFPPPQSLRDMLKTSSFPSKPVDISQGTFRYPHPVSAGGASHVPPNQRNLAELSYLKRSEAGSLVPTAGITLTRNLASTSADKPVQGRHNSPLAKPSSSERSGGPASWKPNTEMPSAPSAKRRRRSSPGPVIVIKDEPEDEDEVHFVQSSLPDSSTGACPTLQLKIGPPFSTHQSDSNQATKPHPQPGPQTESEKSAPTEEDPNEDWCAVCQNGGELLCCDKCPKVFHLSCHIPLLNESPSGEWFCSFCRDLVSPEMQYECDKDAGDSQVVERLPPVDQRACERLLLLLFCNDLSTHFQHTSESKRYKEVITNPVDLSLVKRKLEKKAGDWKHYGTPEEFVADVRLIFMNCAKYYKASTDMGSAGLYLEDYFEEQLRLVYPDKNFPGEREGGMIPPLEDEIDDDDDEGEQQQEQQEQQEQQAPMQESEPPPEDDKAASPAENTIPPAKDNTPPPGDATEKELKRKEQATGMSEVGTDAKVATEDEVEPRSEEKVKQEHEAAPPQEGKGAVAMDEAPISSPKEENTPLPNEQTSDGTESQDSTQENVPNEETQEKAAGQIDCTSEEVEKKEG from the exons ATGGATCCGAGTAGCAAATCTGCTGCCAACGATGACATTGTAATCATCGTGGAGAACGAGGCGGAGAGTTTGCCCCTTGGAGAACAGAGGCCGAAGCCACAAGGAGCCTTCGGGCTAATGGACACGTGTCCTATCTGCAAATTGAGCTTCCATAACCGAGAGCCCAAACTGCTCCCTTGTCTTCACTCGTTCTGCAAGAGATGTCTGCCCTCACCGTTCAGGGGAGTCGAACCCAGGAGGGACCAATCCCTCCACCCCTTCGGCCAAGTGGAAAACAACAAGCAAT TGGGTACCATCCGCTGTCCAGTATGCCGACAGGAGTGCTGGGAAATGGACATGCTAGACAACTTCTTTGTCAAGGACTCGGCCGAGGTGCCAAGCAGTACCATGGAGAAAAACAGCCAG GTGTGTATGAGCTGTGACGACAACACAGAGGCAACAGGCTACTGTTTGGAGTGTGTGGAGTTCTTGTGTGTGACCTGTATCGAGGCGCACCAGAGGGTGAAGTTCACCAGGGATCACACTATACGGCAGAAGAAAGAAATGTCTCCAG AAGCAGTGGCTGTTTCCACGCAGAAGCCAGTCTTTTGTGACATCCACAAGCAGGAGCCGCTGAAGCTTTTTTGCGAGACGTGCGATCGACTCACCTGTCGAGACTGTCAGCTGCTAAAACACAAGGATCACAA CTATCAGTTTTTGGAGGATGCGTACAAGAACCACAGACAGTATCTGGAGAACATGACGCAGCAGCTGCAAGAAAGAAGAAAGGCCATAGAGGACGTCTCCAACTGTATCAACAATGG actgcAGCAAGTTGAAGAAAACCGAAAGTCTGTAACAAATGAAATCAAGAAGGCCATCTGCAACCTGATTATGGAGATCAACAGGAAGGGGAAGCTTCTTGCGAGCCAGCTTGAG GCTCTTACTAAAGATCATGAGCTGGGTCTGAAAAAGCAGCAGGATGAAGTCAACTCGCTGCGCCGGCAACTTGACCACGTGATCAGTTTTACCAAGTGGGCCACGGCTAGCCATAGTGGCACCGCACTCCTCTACTGCAAGAGACTG ATTCTATTCCAGATCCACTATCTGATGGGCGCCAGATGCAATCCCTCCGTCATCCCACAGAGTTCTGTCCGCTTCCAGTGTCGATCTGGTTTTTGGGCCTCAAATGTAGACCTTG GTTCTCTTGTGGTTGAAAGAAGCTCTGTACAGCCGTCTATGGCCAACCAGCAGGCAGGTCCCAGAGGAGAGCCGGCGACTGGTGGGCTGTCGTTATCTGCCCAGCAGCGCCAGAGTACGCTGGCACAGCTGCAGATGCAG GTTGACAAAATTTCCCAGCAGCCCCACAGGCAGGCCGCATCCAACCACTGGTCCTGGTACCAGAGCGCCCGGCTTCCTGGGCCCCATGGACCCCATGGACCTCCACCTCCCTCCAGACCCATCCAAGGAGGCTCCTCTCCGTCCCAGGGCCTCAGCGGCTTGACACAGATGGGACGCAGATATGTGCCTGCCCATGCCAACACCAGGAGTCCCAACTCGTCTATGCTGCAGAACTCTGCCTTCCCACCTCCTCAG TCCCTCCGAGACATGCTCAAAACCTCTAGCTTCCCTTCCAAACCCGTGGATATATCACAGGGCACGTTTCGCTACCCACATCCTGTGTCCGCTGGAGGGGCCTCGCATGTACCACCAAACCAG cGGAATCTGGCAGAGCTTTCCTACCTGAAGAGGAGTGAAGCCGGTAGTCTGGTCCCCACCGCTGGTATCACGCTGACGAGAAACCTAGCATCAACAAGTGCTGACAAGCCGG ttcaAGGAAGGCATAACTCGCCCTTGGCGAAACCATCATCTTCAGAGCGAAGCGGAGG ACCGGCGTCCTGGAAGCCGAATACTGAGATGCCATCCGCCCCCTCAGCCAAGCGACGGAGAAGGTCGTCCCCTGGGCCTGTTATCGTCATCAAGGACGAAccagaagatgaagatgaagttCATTTT GTGCAGTCCAGCCTTCCCGACAGCAGCACGGGGGCCTGTCCAACATTACAGCTCAAGATCGGCCCCCCTTTCTCTACCCACCAATCCGACTCCAACCAAGCGACGAAGCCGCACCCTCAGCCCGGCCCACAGACGGAGTCTGAGAAGAGCGCTCCGACGGAAGAAGACCCCAACGAGGACTGGTGTGCCGTGTGCCAGAATGGAGGAGAGCTGCTGTGCTGTGACAAGTGTCCCAAAGTTTTCCATCTGTCTTGTCACATCCCCTTGCTCAATGAGTCGCCTAG TGGCGAGTGGTTTTGCTCCTTCTGCCGAGACCTCGTCTCACCCGAGATGCAGTACGAATGCGACAAGGACGCCGGTGACTCGCAAGTGGTAGAAagactgccacctgttgaccaAAGG GCGTGTGAGCGGCTGCTTCTACTTCTCTTCTGTAATGACTTAAGCACCCACTTCCAGCACACATCC GAGTCCAAAAGATACAAAGAGGTGATCACGAACCCGGTGGATTTATCTCTTGTTAAAAGGAAGCTGGAGAAAAAGGCAGGCGACTGGAAACATTACGGCACTCCCGAGGAGTTTGTCGCGGACGTGAGGCTCATATTCATGAACTGTGCCAAGTACTATAAG GCGAGCACAGACATGGGCAGCGCCGGCTTGTACTTGGAAGACTACTTTGAAGAGCAGCTGAGGCTGGTCTATCCTGACAAGAATTTCCCCGGCGAAAGGGAAGGAGGCATGATTCCGCCACTGGAGGACGAGattgacgacgacgacgacgaaggagagcagcagcaggagcagcaggagcagcaggagcagcaggCACCAATGCAGGAAAGTGAGCCCCCCCCGGAGGACGACAAAGCAGCCAGTCCTGCGGAGAACACAATCCCACCCGCCAAAGACAATACGCCTCCTCCGGGAGACGCCACagaaaaagagttaaaaagaaaagagcaaGCCACTGGCATGAGCGAGGTGGGAACAGACGCAAAAGTGGCGACCGAAGATGAGGTAGAGCCACGTTCCGAGGAGAAAGTCAAGCAAGAGCACGAAGCCGCTCCTCCTCAAGAAGGCAAAGGCGCTGTAGCGATGGATGAGGCACCAATCAGTTCCCCAAAAGAGGAAAACACCCCACTTCCTAACGAGCAGACTTCTGATGGAACGGAAAGCCAGGACAGCACACAGGAAAATGTCCCCAATGAAGAGACACAGGAAAAAGCAGCAGGCCAGATAGATTGTACCAGTgaggaagtggagaaaaaagaaGGCTGA
- the trim24 gene encoding transcription intermediary factor 1-alpha isoform X3 — MDPSSKSAANDDIVIIVENEAESLPLGEQRPKPQGAFGLMDTCPICKLSFHNREPKLLPCLHSFCKRCLPSPFRGVEPRRDQSLHPFGQVENNKQLGTIRCPVCRQECWEMDMLDNFFVKDSAEVPSSTMEKNSQVCMSCDDNTEATGYCLECVEFLCVTCIEAHQRVKFTRDHTIRQKKEMSPEAVAVSTQKPVFCDIHKQEPLKLFCETCDRLTCRDCQLLKHKDHNYQFLEDAYKNHRQYLENMTQQLQERRKAIEDVSNCINNGLQQVEENRKSVTNEIKKAICNLIMEINRKGKLLASQLEALTKDHELGLKKQQDEVNSLRRQLDHVISFTKWATASHSGTALLYCKRLILFQIHYLMGARCNPSVIPQSSVRFQCRSGFWASNVDLGSLVVERSSVQPSMANQQAGPRGEPATGGLSLSAQQRQSTLAQLQMQPHRQAASNHWSWYQSARLPGPHGPHGPPPPSRPIQGGSSPSQGLSGLTQMGRRYVPAHANTRSPNSSMLQNSAFPPPQSLRDMLKTSSFPSKPVDISQGTFRYPHPVSAGGASHVPPNQRNLAELSYLKRSEAGSLVPTAGITLTRNLASTSADKPVQGRHNSPLAKPSSSERSGGPASWKPNTEMPSAPSAKRRRRSSPGPVIVIKDEPEDEDEVHFVQSSLPDSSTGACPTLQLKIGPPFSTHQSDSNQATKPHPQPGPQTESEKSAPTEEDPNEDWCAVCQNGGELLCCDKCPKVFHLSCHIPLLNESPSGEWFCSFCRDLVSPEMQYECDKDAGDSQVVERLPPVDQRACERLLLLLFCNDLSTHFQHTSESKRYKEVITNPVDLSLVKRKLEKKAGDWKHYGTPEEFVADVRLIFMNCAKYYKASTDMGSAGLYLEDYFEEQLRLVYPDKNFPGEREGGMIPPLEDEIDDDDDEGEQQQEQQEQQEQQAPMQESEPPPEDDKAASPAENTIPPAKDNTPPPGDATEKELKRKEQATGMSEVGTDAKVATEDEVEPRSEEKVKQEHEAAPPQEGKGAVAMDEAPISSPKEENTPLPNEQTSDGTESQDSTQENVPNEETQEKAAGQIDCTSEEVEKKEG, encoded by the exons ATGGATCCGAGTAGCAAATCTGCTGCCAACGATGACATTGTAATCATCGTGGAGAACGAGGCGGAGAGTTTGCCCCTTGGAGAACAGAGGCCGAAGCCACAAGGAGCCTTCGGGCTAATGGACACGTGTCCTATCTGCAAATTGAGCTTCCATAACCGAGAGCCCAAACTGCTCCCTTGTCTTCACTCGTTCTGCAAGAGATGTCTGCCCTCACCGTTCAGGGGAGTCGAACCCAGGAGGGACCAATCCCTCCACCCCTTCGGCCAAGTGGAAAACAACAAGCAAT TGGGTACCATCCGCTGTCCAGTATGCCGACAGGAGTGCTGGGAAATGGACATGCTAGACAACTTCTTTGTCAAGGACTCGGCCGAGGTGCCAAGCAGTACCATGGAGAAAAACAGCCAG GTGTGTATGAGCTGTGACGACAACACAGAGGCAACAGGCTACTGTTTGGAGTGTGTGGAGTTCTTGTGTGTGACCTGTATCGAGGCGCACCAGAGGGTGAAGTTCACCAGGGATCACACTATACGGCAGAAGAAAGAAATGTCTCCAG AAGCAGTGGCTGTTTCCACGCAGAAGCCAGTCTTTTGTGACATCCACAAGCAGGAGCCGCTGAAGCTTTTTTGCGAGACGTGCGATCGACTCACCTGTCGAGACTGTCAGCTGCTAAAACACAAGGATCACAA CTATCAGTTTTTGGAGGATGCGTACAAGAACCACAGACAGTATCTGGAGAACATGACGCAGCAGCTGCAAGAAAGAAGAAAGGCCATAGAGGACGTCTCCAACTGTATCAACAATGG actgcAGCAAGTTGAAGAAAACCGAAAGTCTGTAACAAATGAAATCAAGAAGGCCATCTGCAACCTGATTATGGAGATCAACAGGAAGGGGAAGCTTCTTGCGAGCCAGCTTGAG GCTCTTACTAAAGATCATGAGCTGGGTCTGAAAAAGCAGCAGGATGAAGTCAACTCGCTGCGCCGGCAACTTGACCACGTGATCAGTTTTACCAAGTGGGCCACGGCTAGCCATAGTGGCACCGCACTCCTCTACTGCAAGAGACTG ATTCTATTCCAGATCCACTATCTGATGGGCGCCAGATGCAATCCCTCCGTCATCCCACAGAGTTCTGTCCGCTTCCAGTGTCGATCTGGTTTTTGGGCCTCAAATGTAGACCTTG GTTCTCTTGTGGTTGAAAGAAGCTCTGTACAGCCGTCTATGGCCAACCAGCAGGCAGGTCCCAGAGGAGAGCCGGCGACTGGTGGGCTGTCGTTATCTGCCCAGCAGCGCCAGAGTACGCTGGCACAGCTGCAGATGCAG CCCCACAGGCAGGCCGCATCCAACCACTGGTCCTGGTACCAGAGCGCCCGGCTTCCTGGGCCCCATGGACCCCATGGACCTCCACCTCCCTCCAGACCCATCCAAGGAGGCTCCTCTCCGTCCCAGGGCCTCAGCGGCTTGACACAGATGGGACGCAGATATGTGCCTGCCCATGCCAACACCAGGAGTCCCAACTCGTCTATGCTGCAGAACTCTGCCTTCCCACCTCCTCAG TCCCTCCGAGACATGCTCAAAACCTCTAGCTTCCCTTCCAAACCCGTGGATATATCACAGGGCACGTTTCGCTACCCACATCCTGTGTCCGCTGGAGGGGCCTCGCATGTACCACCAAACCAG cGGAATCTGGCAGAGCTTTCCTACCTGAAGAGGAGTGAAGCCGGTAGTCTGGTCCCCACCGCTGGTATCACGCTGACGAGAAACCTAGCATCAACAAGTGCTGACAAGCCGG ttcaAGGAAGGCATAACTCGCCCTTGGCGAAACCATCATCTTCAGAGCGAAGCGGAGG ACCGGCGTCCTGGAAGCCGAATACTGAGATGCCATCCGCCCCCTCAGCCAAGCGACGGAGAAGGTCGTCCCCTGGGCCTGTTATCGTCATCAAGGACGAAccagaagatgaagatgaagttCATTTT GTGCAGTCCAGCCTTCCCGACAGCAGCACGGGGGCCTGTCCAACATTACAGCTCAAGATCGGCCCCCCTTTCTCTACCCACCAATCCGACTCCAACCAAGCGACGAAGCCGCACCCTCAGCCCGGCCCACAGACGGAGTCTGAGAAGAGCGCTCCGACGGAAGAAGACCCCAACGAGGACTGGTGTGCCGTGTGCCAGAATGGAGGAGAGCTGCTGTGCTGTGACAAGTGTCCCAAAGTTTTCCATCTGTCTTGTCACATCCCCTTGCTCAATGAGTCGCCTAG TGGCGAGTGGTTTTGCTCCTTCTGCCGAGACCTCGTCTCACCCGAGATGCAGTACGAATGCGACAAGGACGCCGGTGACTCGCAAGTGGTAGAAagactgccacctgttgaccaAAGG GCGTGTGAGCGGCTGCTTCTACTTCTCTTCTGTAATGACTTAAGCACCCACTTCCAGCACACATCC GAGTCCAAAAGATACAAAGAGGTGATCACGAACCCGGTGGATTTATCTCTTGTTAAAAGGAAGCTGGAGAAAAAGGCAGGCGACTGGAAACATTACGGCACTCCCGAGGAGTTTGTCGCGGACGTGAGGCTCATATTCATGAACTGTGCCAAGTACTATAAG GCGAGCACAGACATGGGCAGCGCCGGCTTGTACTTGGAAGACTACTTTGAAGAGCAGCTGAGGCTGGTCTATCCTGACAAGAATTTCCCCGGCGAAAGGGAAGGAGGCATGATTCCGCCACTGGAGGACGAGattgacgacgacgacgacgaaggagagcagcagcaggagcagcaggagcagcaggagcagcaggCACCAATGCAGGAAAGTGAGCCCCCCCCGGAGGACGACAAAGCAGCCAGTCCTGCGGAGAACACAATCCCACCCGCCAAAGACAATACGCCTCCTCCGGGAGACGCCACagaaaaagagttaaaaagaaaagagcaaGCCACTGGCATGAGCGAGGTGGGAACAGACGCAAAAGTGGCGACCGAAGATGAGGTAGAGCCACGTTCCGAGGAGAAAGTCAAGCAAGAGCACGAAGCCGCTCCTCCTCAAGAAGGCAAAGGCGCTGTAGCGATGGATGAGGCACCAATCAGTTCCCCAAAAGAGGAAAACACCCCACTTCCTAACGAGCAGACTTCTGATGGAACGGAAAGCCAGGACAGCACACAGGAAAATGTCCCCAATGAAGAGACACAGGAAAAAGCAGCAGGCCAGATAGATTGTACCAGTgaggaagtggagaaaaaagaaGGCTGA